The Pan paniscus chromosome 23, NHGRI_mPanPan1-v2.0_pri, whole genome shotgun sequence genome includes the window GAATGACTGCTCTGGAAGATTTTATCTGTGACCCAGAGCTTTGACCCTTTTGGGGATTTGGTGTGTCACGTCCTCACTGCTGGAGTTTGCTTTAGTTAACAAAATCTGTCATTGCTCCCAAATCACTTGGTAGGGGTTATTCATTCTTCCTTGAGTTGAGCTTCCTTATCTTTGCTGTTaataaaatgtaagtttcaaacatttcttttttcttttagggacagggtcttgctctgttacccaggttggagtgcagtggtgccatcacagctcactgcagcctcccactgctgggtgtggtggtgagcgcctgtagtcgtagccacacaggaggctgaggcaggagaatcacttgaacctgggaggcggaggttgcagtgagccgagatcgtgccactgcactccagcctgggtgacagagtgagactctgtctcaaaaaaaaaaaaaaaagaaagaaagaaaggaagcaaggaaggaaacagaaaagaaatgaagcctGACTTCAAGAAGTTCCAACATAGCATGGAGGAGGAGTGCAGGGAGCACAAGGGCGTGTGGGGGGGTGTCTCTGTTGGGAACTCAGGGAAGATGTTCTTGATCTGATTAATTATTCAACCAAAATGACAGGCTGGATTCTAGGCACTGGGAGTACCCTGAAGGGGCTTCTAGTAAACCTGTCCTCTGCATTGGGTCTTGGAAGATAGGGGGAATTTGCCCaaggaagaaggggaaaagaacattgcaggcagagggagaagtcTGGACAAAAAGGGTGACTGGCCTGCTTGAAGAACAGGAAGTCATCCAAGTGGCTATAACTATAACAAAAGGTAAGGAGGAGACGTGGAAAGAGTTTGGGGGAAGGCTGTGAAGAGCTTTGAATGTCAAGAGAGGGAGTTTGATCTTGGTCCTTTAGGTCATAGGGAGCCCCAGTcgattttaaaatcagaagagccaaatttattttattttatttttatttatttatttttttttgagacggagtttcgctcttgttgcccaggctggagtgcaatggcatggtccgggctcactgcaacctctgcctcccaggttcaagcgattctcctgcctcagtctcccaagtagctgggattacaggcatgcgccaccatgcccagctaattttgtatttttagtagagatggggtttctcaatgttggtcaggctggtctcaaactcctgacctcaggtgatccacccccctcggcctcctaaagtgctgggattacaggtgtgagccactgctcccggccaaaaccccatcttaaaaaagaaagaaaggaaggaaggaagataaatCTAGCTATAGTATTGAGCTATATGGGAtggaacagaaggagaaaaagagaccAATGGCTGGAATGTGTTGTGGTTTGACGATTTCTAGCCCTGGCTCAACTTAAGAATGGAATTACTTGGAGTTCCCAGAATGGATCCGACTGTTTCAAGCCTTCCTAAATGCTCTTCCCTGTGCCTGGGATGCCCTTCCCTCAGTGTCGGTCTTGCTACCTCCCATTCATTCATCAGTATTCTAGCCAAACATCATCAATGTCAGGTAGGCTCCCAGTTGATCCAGGTGTCCAACTCTGGGCTCCCATGTGATCCTGAGTAGTACGGGCATTTAGTGATCTTTTCCTGATTTGGGAGCACTGTAGTAGTGCCTTCTGGGCCTTCTCCACCACCCAAGTGGTAAGCTCCTTGCAAGCAAAGCTTCGTCTGACACATTTTAGTGTCCTGACACCCAGCCCTCTCCTGTCTTCCCCCACAGAAGCCCTAGAACTGGGCTGCAGCTGACCACTGGGAAGACAGGAAAGACTGTGAGACCAACTGTATGCCATGTGGTCCTGAAAAATGCGAAAATGGAGTAGCAAGTCCTGAGAGCCACCAGCTAGTGTCTGAGGCCTGGCATCCCTTTCTGGGAGGCCTCGTGTGAAAGCCAGTGGCATTCTGCAGATGTGAGGTCGTACTTCTGAATACGCAGCAAAATCCTGGGGCCAAACGCTTTGACAAATGAATTGAGGCTAGAAAGAGAGTTGGAGAAGTGGTTTGACAGCAGGGCTGTAACCACAATACCTAACATGGGTAAGTCACCAGGTGGCAGGCTCTGAGCTAAAATTCATCTCATTGCATCTTCATGACAGTActgtttataaataaagaaacagaagctggccgggcatggtggctcacgcctgtaatcccagcactttgggaggccgaggcgggcggatcacctgaggtagggagtttgagaccagcctgaccaacacggagaaatcccgtctctaataaaaatacaaaataagccgggcatgatggcgcatgcctataaccccagctactcgggaggctgaggcaagagaatcgcttgaacccgggaggcagaggttgtggtgagccaagatcttgccattgtactccagcctgggcaacaagagcaaaactctgtctccaaaaaaacaaaagaaaaaaagaaaaaaaaaaaaaaaaaaaaacagaagctgCAAAGGGTTAGGGGTTAGAGGACATGCACACAGGCACCCAGGTAGAAGGGGACACTCAGTCTGGCTGCCCAGATGACAGAAGAGAGATTGTCAGTCCAGGTTTTTTTGCAGCAAACAGCAAGCTTGCAAGCTTGGTATGTGCGGAGGCCACGCTGTAGGTATGGGGAAGAGAActcaggaagaggagaaagacagGAAAGCAGCATAAAGgcttgcaaaaaaattaaaaacaaataaaaagcagatgAGTCAAGAGTCTGCAGCTGAGTCCCTGACAGTCGACACTGAAATGGACATGAGCCTTTATCCTGAGGAAGCATCCTTGGCATTAAAGACTCATAGGaggcccgggcacagtggctcatgtctgtaatcccagcactttgggaggctgaggctggtggatcacctgaggtcaggagattgagaccggcCTGGCGAACATGGGGAAAccatgcctctactaaaaatacaaaattagcagggcatggtggcgcatgcctgttatcccagctgttatcccagctacttgggaggccgaggcaagagaatcgcttgaacctgggaggtggaggttgcagtgagccgagatcatgccactgcactctagcctggcaacagattgagactccgtcccaaaaaaaaaaaaaaaaaaattagccaggtgcaatggcgcgtgcctgtaatctcagctactttggaggctgaggcaggagaatcgcttgatcctggttgcagtgagccgagatcgcaccactgcactccagcctgggctacagagcgagacttcatctcaaaaaaaaaaaagaaagaaagaaatacttcaAAACACTAATAGTGTAATAATCAACTGCACCTGATAGTTTGCTAAGCATGTTTGCATTCCTTATACCACTGAGGCCCCCAAGGCTGTGAGTGTCATCATTCCCCCATGTTATAGCTGAGGACCCTGAAGTCAGAGGCTGTAACTTGAGGAATGGGCTCAGGGCAGATCCTGGCACTGAACCCAAATGTGACAAGAAGAGAGACAGGTGGGCCCAATGGCAGACCTCTAGTCTATCCAGAAACGACACTCCACATATGGTTAATAACTCCTAGAGATGGGAGTGAGGGGTGAGCATGGCTTTTTGagtttaaattagttaatatatattaaaatattaaaatgaaaataaatgatgcCTTGCTCAATAGTATTAATGATAGAACTTcttgtacaaaaataaattacagaaagaaccagaaaacaaACTCTAAcaatttgttgtttatgtagatgtatagcaaaatatatacacaaatttaaaaaataaaatgctgagcTAAACTCTAccatgcaaattcaagaaaagCAGGGGGCTTCAATTATAATATTTGGAAAAGACAAGTTTAAGCTAGAGATATTAAAAGAGGCAAAGAGGGTACTTAGcatagtttttcttgtttttttttgttttttttgtttttttttgagatggagtcttgctctgtcacccaggctggagtgcagtggcacaatctctgctcactgcaacctccgcctcccaggttcaagtgattcttctgccccagcctcccaagtagctgggattacaggcgcacaccaccatgcccagctaattttttgtatttttagtagagatggggtttcaccattatgGCCAAGctcgtttcaaactcctgacctcaagtgatccgcccaccttggcctcccaaagtgctaggattacaggcatgagccactgtgcctggacaagTTTTTCAATATAtcactattaaatatatataccccAAACATGATACTTATTTATTGATAATTCATACCCTGCCTATTTCTCAAAAATGACTTGAGAAAAACTGCACAACATAGCGACAATACACATACAGAAATTAAAAGTGAAACAGGAATACATAAAGATATAACACACAAACATCAAACTATGATTAGATCAGGTAAATGAGTGTTCTGAACTGCTTTGGTGTCAcagaggcatttaaaaatatagtaaatactaCAGATCCTTGTCCCAGCAAAATTCCTTCAAGCACATACCCAGCTTTGTTCGATCCCTAGGGGTCTGCAACTCCTAAACCCCTACATGCTAAAGACTCCTAGGCAGGCCATGGACCCCCGGATTAAGAACTCTAAAGTAAATGAAAGTCAGAGAAAATatggatttaaataaaataatgacaaaattgAGTTAACAAATAGAACTGGtagaataaaaacacattttgagaTTACACAAATGCTTTTATAAAAACTGATAATATATTCAGGCCCAAAGAAGTCCTATGGACACTTAGAAATGTTGACACCACAGTACAATAATAAATAAGCAGCAATACCCTAAGCATTCATCACTtagaaattttttatatatatatattttttgagacagagtctagctcttttgcccaggctggagtgcagtggcgccacctcggctcactgcaagctctgcctcccgggttcacaccattctcctgcctcagcctcccaagtagctgggactacaggagcacggcTGCCTgtagccaccacgcacagctaattttttgtatttttaatagagacagggtttcatcatgttagccaggatggtttcgatctcctgacctcatgatctgcccgtctcggcctcccaaagtgctgggattacaggcgtgagccaccgctcccggctattttttgtttttgttgttgttgttgttttccccgAGACGGAgacttgccctgtcacccaggctgaagggtagtggcacaatcttggctcactgcaacctccgcctcccgggttcaagcgattctcctgcctcagcctcccgtgtagctgggattacaggcacccgccaccgcgcccagctaatttttgtatttttagtagagacgggttttcaccatgttggccaggctggtcttaaactcctgacctcgtgatccacccacctcggccttccaaagggctgggattacaggtgtgagtcaccacgcccggcccacttagaaatatttttaaataataacactTGGGCAAAAGGAAATTCTTAATACTATAACAAAAAACACCACGTCAAAACTTACGGAGTGCAGACAAAGCTGTCActctaagaagaagaagaaataaaaaaaggccgggcgcagtggctcacgcctatattcccagccctttgggaggccaaggcgggcagatcacgaggtcaggagattgagactatcctggctaacacggtgaaaccccgtctctactaaaaatacaaaaaattagctgggcatggtggcaggtgcctgtagtcccacctactcaggaggctgaggtaggagaatggcgtgaaccggggaggtgggggcttgtagtgagctgagatcgcgccactgcactccagcctgggcaacacagcaagactcagttaaaaaaaaaaaaatagaccaaagTACCTACATTtactagaaatatttaaaatacgaTTAATTATATCTAAGTAATCTTAGAACTACAaagtaaaaaaagacaaacaaaaagagagaacacATATATGCTGACAAAACAATGAGATTAGCAAATAAAAGCAAGAGTTGGAGTTTTGTACTACTCAACAACATCTAAGTAAACCactgccataaaaaggaaaaaaaaaggccgggtgcggtggctcacgactgtaatcccagcactttgggaggccgaggcaggcagatcacgaggtcaggacaccgagaccatcctggctaacacggtgaaaccccgtctctattaaaaatacaaaaaattagctgggggtggtggcaggtgcctgtagtaccagctactcaggaggctgaggcaggagaatggtctgaacctgggaggtggagcttgcagtaagccgagatcaccccactgcactacagcctgggtgacaaagcaagactccatctcaaaaaaagaaaaggtaggacaacaaaaacaaagaacaactaAATTAAAAGATAACTGATTAAAATATTGCCAGGGATGATCTTTTATAACTTTACACTGTTTGAGAATCTAAATAGAATgagagagtttaaaaaaaaaaaatctaataagctGGCTGGgcacatggctcacgcctgtaatcccaacacttcaggaggccaaggcaggcagatcaggaggtcagaagttcgagacgagcctggccaacatggtgaaaccccatctctactaaaaatacaaaagttagccaggcgtggtggcgcatgcctgtaatcccagctactcaggaggctgaggcaggagaatcacttgaacccgggaggcagaggttgcaacgagccaagatcgcaccactgcactccagcctgggtgacagtgagactctgtctcaaaaaaaaaaaaaaaaagaaaactaataaaacaaggaaagaatTTGAACAGAGGGAATGAGGCTCTGGTCATACTTCCAAAAAAGAACCTGGTCTTATCATGTTTATCTGTTAACCCCTGGGAGAGAGGGGGGATCTTCATCTCCACGTtacacaaaaattagaaagagagagggagggagagtagGAGGAAGTGCACATTTCAAAATGCAAGAACAGCACAGAATTATGAGCTGGGAGTGATGCTGGAGTGAGCAGGGGCGGCCTGATCTCCATGTGGCTTGCTCAGAGTGGGTAAACCAGGTTGGCTGAAACAAGGGTTTGCGTGCAGAAAAGCTCCTGAAAGTTGGTTTTAAGGAGAGTGGTGACTTGCGCAAAATGatgctttaaaaatcaatttggCTGGGGTGTGCAGGAaggatggggagggagagatCAAAGATAGGTAACAGACATTTGCCAGATGATaacagtggggaagaggggcaggTGTAAAGAGGAGGTAGATCTTTCAGGGACCCCTGCTTGATGCCGCCTGCTGTCCCCACTGCATCCTAGCATTCTCTCTTCACTCTTGATAGAGACAGGCCTGAAATGACAGGCCACTTGCAGGCAATGCCCAGGGCACCACCCAGTCAGTCCAACTGGTTGCACAGAGGGTTCTGGTGGACAATGGAGTGCTggttaaatgttaaatgtttcaCATACGTAGCAAAGACAGGGGCTGGACAGAGGCATGGCTGGAACTCCCACCATGACCTCTCCAGCCCATCATATCTGTCATTTGGAAATCTCTGGCCTATCAAGACCCACTTAGTAACAATTATGGCTTTCCCAGGTTTATTCATCAAAACTAGGCATAATGGCCATGCTGAGCTTCTGATCAGCTGAAATACCCAGTGTTACCATGATGAGTTCATGTTAGCCCAGCCATAAATGTTTAGGAAACTTCAAAACAGCCTAGACTGCCTCCTTCCCCGCTAGCTCTGAGGAGCCCAAGGGAAGCCAGGACTAAAGAGATCCCCGAGGCCCCAGCCAAACACTTTCCAAGCGCCCAGCTGACCATCAGCCTGAGCCCATCCCTGAGGCTCCAGGTGCAGGGAGCAGGGAGTGAGGGCACTGAGACAGAATGGCCTTCAAGCTCTGCTCAGCCAAAGCCAGCAGGCTGACATTGGAAGCTGTCGAGGGATGCACAAAAACCCAgcatgggccaggtgtggaggctcatgcctgtaatcccagcactttgagaggccaaggcgggcagatcacgaggtcaagagatcgagaccatcctggccaacatggtgaaaccccgtctgtactaaaaatacaaaaaattagccaggcatggtggcacgcacctgtagtcccagctactcaggaggctgaggcaggggaatcgcttgaacccaggaggcagagcttgcagtgagccaagatcacgccactgcattccagcctggcaacagggcaacactccatctcaaaaaaaaaagcccagcacAGGGCCCACAGCCTGGCTGCACACTAGGAAGTTataatcacctggggagctttaaaacaTGCCACCACTGCGGCTGACTGAACTGGTCCAGGTGGGACACAAGCAATGGTACTGTTTAAACAAGCCCCACGTGAACTCCCAGTTGGCAGGCGGGGAAGACAGACAGAATGTGGAAGTGCAGAATGACACTGCTGCTACAGGAGGCTCAGGACAGCATCCAAGAGGAAGTGTCCTTGTGTGGGACACTGCATCCGCAGGCATACACAGCCCAGGCTGCAAGGGGCGGAGGGAGAGAAAGCCCTGTTCAATGAGAGGTCCCACTGCTCAGAAACCAGACGGGAACATCTCTCCAGTCCGTGGAAATGcacaggggtggggcaggggtcactctgggtctctgtcctcaGTCACCATGACTGCTCACAGTTGCCAAAGCACTTTCACAGTGGCTGTGTTCTGAATGACAGCCTGGCACCAACTCTTAGAGGCACGTGGCCAGTTCCCATTACCCCAACTCTTGGATGGGGAAATGGAGCCTGGGGAAGTTACAGGACTTGTTCAAGCTCACGCACGTAGGAGGGGGTGGAACTAGGACTTGAACCCAGACCTTCTGATTAGAACACAGCCTCCTCCAACAGGCCACCCAGCTTCCCAGGTCCCCTGACACTGGGGCAGGAGGGCTGCATCATTGCCAGACCAGACCAGACCCAGGCCCTGCTGATGTCCAAGGCACACTGTGGTCTTGGGGACACTATGTCTCAGGGAGGGGTTATTCCTGGAGGGCAGTCATGTCCGGTGTCCAGGCTGAGTCACCGCTGGGTGTCAAACATCCTCTGGCCAACATGATCAAATCTCTATCCTCCTGTAACAGAGCTGTCTGAGGGAAGCTGCCCTAGGGCTAAGGAGAGGGTTAAGAGGCCACGCCCAGGGGCTCACCACCCTCACCCCCAATCTCAAGACCCACCCTCCAGACCTGCCTTTGCTCTGCAGACCTGTTTTGGTTGTCCCCACCAATGCCCAACCCAGTGAGAAAATTCTACTTTGCTGCTGACACATCTACTTTTGAATCCATTTTTCTTCTACTGCTTTGGACTGTGAGTGTGGTTTCTGTCTTGCCAGACTGCAGCCTGTTTTAAAGAGTTCATCTGATATTTTCCTGGGTTTAATTCAACTTTCTCCCTCTTGGCATTTATTCTTCTAGATTCTGGGAAATGTGAAGACAGGGCAAAATGAAATCCTGTAGGCTTGGGAGTCAAATGCAAGAAGGAGAAACTGAAGGCCAGCTGTCTTTTCCGGCTGCCCTCCCTATCACCCCACCTTCCCTTCCACGCAGAAAACCTGCTGAGAGCTGGCGTGCTTGGCCCGGGGCCACGCAGGGCCTTCCTGCTAGTGGGATGTTCAAGAGCGCTTAGGTGGGAAGGTTTCCATTCAGCATCAGGGAGGTAGGTGGGGTCTTGGAGACCACGCGACGTGGAATAAGGGCTCCATCTGGCACAGGCTTTCAAGCTTTGTGTGGGCTCCTCTTTCTATAGCTTCTCCCCAGAATGAATCTTCTGATGGCGAATCAGGTGCGAGCTCCCCCGGAAGGACTTGCCGCACAGATTGCACACGTAGGGCTTCTCTCTGGTGTGGGTTTTATAGTGCTCGATGAGGGCTGACCGGTGCCGGAAGGCTTTGCCACACTCGCAGGTGTAGGGCTTCTTGCCGGTGTGGATTCTCTGGTGCTGGATCAGCGCAGAGCTGTGGCAAAAGGCCTTGCCACACTGACAGCACTCGTAGGGCTTCTCACCGGTGTGGATGCGCTGGTGCTCAATGAGGGAGGAGCTCTGGCTGAAGGCTTTCCCGCACTTCTGGCATTTGTAGGGCTTCTCGCCGGTGTGGGTCTTGCGGTGCTCAATGAGGTTGGAGCTCTGGCTGAAGGCCTTCCCGCACTCATCACATTTGTATGGTTTCTTCCCAGTGTGGATCCGCTGGTGTCGGATGAGGTGTGACCTGTGACAAAAGGCTTTCCCACAGAGATCGCACTCGTGAGGTTTCTTTAGGGTGTGGATCTTCCGATGCTGGCTCAGGCCTGAGCTCTGGTTGAAggatttcccacattccttacactgATAAGGTCTCTCTCCTGTATGAATTCTCTCGTGTTTTCTGAGGCTGGAGCTCCGGCTGAAATCTTTCCCGCATTCCCTGCACTCGTAGGGCCTCTTTCCGGTGTGGATCTTTTGGTGTTGCGTGAGGGCTGAGCTCTGGCGGAAGGCCTTCCCACACTCCCGGCACTCGTAGGGCTTCTCCCCAGTGTGGATGATCTGGTGCCTGAGCAGGTGGGAGCTCTGGCTGAAGGCCTTCCCGCACTCACAGCACTCATAGGGCTTCTCCCCAGTGTGGATCACCAGGTGTCGGAGCAGGTGCGAGCTCTGGCTAAAGGCCTTCCCACACTCTCGACACGCGTAGGGCTTGGCTGGTTGTGGGGTTCTGTGAGGTGCGTTAGGTCCTGAGTCCCCTCTGTCTGTTTCTGCACAATCGCATGGACTGGGCTCTTCACTGTGGATTATCTGACACATGCTGAGGTCGGATTTCTGGAGGAAGGTTTGTCCGAAGAGCTCATCATCCTGGGGTCTGGTTCCTGGGGGGATACTTTGATGCTGAACAGGGCTTGAGCACAAACTGAAATTCCCCTCGTAATCATCATGTTCTTCGTCCTGCTCACCAAGAGGGATCTCCTTGTAGATCACAGCCATTTGCTCCAAACCTCTTTCCTGAAGAAAAGGGTCCCCCAGGTCCTCCCCTGGGAAAAGTCCTTGTTGTGACTCTAACCTGTTCTCAAATGCAAAGGTCTCACCAAACTTGGTTGCTGGGGGAACCTCCATTGTGAATCTGCTATCATCCCCAATggttgtatttctttaaaaatgttcttctttGGGCCACACTTACTGTTCTcacaatctgaaaagaaaacagGGAACTCTGTCAAGTCAGCAAGTCAAGCAGCTCATATGTGCCTGCTTCCTGTCCTAGAATCTATGGTAGAAACAACAAAATACGCATAAGACACAATCTTGCCCTTAAGATGATCCCAAATAAGTTAGAGGCAAGTTTTGCTTACCAGAGACAATtgaaggcagacagacagacacaatCAAGTGCCACATCATGGTGTCTAGACTCTACGGGCTGAAGGTGTTCAGAAAGGTGAGCCAAAACAGGAagtgggggctgggtgtggtggctcacacctataatcctagcactttgggaggctgaggcaggcagatcacttgaggtcaggagttcaaaaccagcctggtcacatggtgaaaccccgtctccactaaaaatacaaaacaattagctgggtgtagtggtgggtgcctgtaatcccagctactagggaggctgaggcaggagactcgcttgaacctgggaggcagagattgcagtgagcggagatcaccccactgcactccaacgtgggcaagaaagcgagactctatctcaaacaacaacaacagcaacaacaaccagGAAGTGGAGCCATTGCAGAAaaggagcaagactccagctACTGGGTGACATTGGGGGCAGGTTTTgctgggaaagagaaagagagctcTTCCCGCTACCCTAGGTCAGTCGCACTCCCTCCAGCCAGGTGCCCCAACCTGGGAGTCAGCATAGCCGCTCTTATTCTCACCCGACCGGTCCCCTCTTATCTACTTCCTGAGGCTGCATGGGCAgcgtctctgtctctcagtcctCACTGCCACTCTGCAGCTCAGGCTTCAGAGCTACCTCCTGGGATCTTTTCAGGGCTGGCCTCCAAACTAGCTGCTGACCTCCggcttcctcttctccctctggTGCATGCCCTACATTAACAATAGAGTCAAATATCCAAAACATAAGACTGATTATGGtggttcccttttttttttttgagaaggagtttcactctttcacccaggctggagtctagtggcacgatcttggctcactgcaaactctgccttccaacttcaagtgattctcctgccttggcctcctgagtagctgggattacaggcgcccgccaccattcttggctaatttttgtatttttagtagagaccgggtttcaccatgttggccaggctggtctcaaacttctgacctcaagtgatctgcctgcctcggcctcccaaagtgctgggattacaggcgtgagccaccatgcctggcctggtggtTCCCTTCTTAGGATCTTGTGACAGCCCAATTCCTTCACACCTGGCCCTTCCAATCCATCTCCTGTCTGTCTGCCCCATAcacctcttcttttttatttgagataggcTCTtgcccgttgcccaggctggagtatagtggtgtgattttggctcactgcaacctctgcctcccaggctcaagtgatcctcccacctcagcctcctgggactgCAAGTGTACGCCACCacactttgctaatttttttaattctttctttttgtagagatgaggtcacactgtattgcccaggctggccccccACAAACACTTCTAATTTTCCAGCTCAATGACTAATTTGCACTGCTGTTGTCTGGTCCTAACAGGTAAGGACCATTCTCAGACTGCCACTTGCTCATCCTTCAGGACTCGTCCAAATGTCCCTTTTTCTCTGCACCCTCAGGTTCTTGACCATCTCAGGCCCCCACTGTTAGCTTGAAAATTCCCTAAGGGCAAATACTGTGCTCCTTCATTTCAGAatccccagcccccagcacaAAAGCACAATCCCAATGTACACAGTTGttgaataaattatcaaatggaGGAAAAGCCATTTGTTTTTGTGCCAGAACTGTCACTTTTTTTGGTCAAAGAACACTTTAGTCAAATAAGTCAACCGTCTaggacaggggtccccaacccccagagtGGGGGACAGgcaccagtctgtggcctgttaggaaccaggccgcatagcaggaggtgagcggaaGGTGAGCGAGCATTACAGcctgaactctgcctcctgtcagatgagcagtggcattagattctcataggaactgGAACCCTACCGTAAACTGTGCATACAAGGGATttggttgtgcactccttatgagaatctaacacctgatgatctgaggtggaacagtttcatctcaaAACCATCCCCCATGTCCCCCACccattcatggaaaaattgtcttccgcaaaactggtccctgatgccaaaaaggttggggatcacTGGTCTaggagatataaataaataaaacagacaagtccgggcgcggtggctcacacctgtaatcccagcactttgggaagctgaggtgggcggatcacgaggtcacaagatc containing:
- the ZNF70 gene encoding zinc finger protein 70; protein product: MEVPPATKFGETFAFENRLESQQGLFPGEDLGDPFLQERGLEQMAVIYKEIPLGEQDEEHDDYEGNFSLCSSPVQHQSIPPGTRPQDDELFGQTFLQKSDLSMCQIIHSEEPSPCDCAETDRGDSGPNAPHRTPQPAKPYACRECGKAFSQSSHLLRHLVIHTGEKPYECCECGKAFSQSSHLLRHQIIHTGEKPYECRECGKAFRQSSALTQHQKIHTGKRPYECRECGKDFSRSSSLRKHERIHTGERPYQCKECGKSFNQSSGLSQHRKIHTLKKPHECDLCGKAFCHRSHLIRHQRIHTGKKPYKCDECGKAFSQSSNLIEHRKTHTGEKPYKCQKCGKAFSQSSSLIEHQRIHTGEKPYECCQCGKAFCHSSALIQHQRIHTGKKPYTCECGKAFRHRSALIEHYKTHTREKPYVCNLCGKSFRGSSHLIRHQKIHSGEKL